Proteins encoded within one genomic window of Hevea brasiliensis isolate MT/VB/25A 57/8 chromosome 8, ASM3005281v1, whole genome shotgun sequence:
- the LOC110656545 gene encoding inactive protein RESTRICTED TEV MOVEMENT 1, which produces MIKIQALSTKKDSVTFWDEKGHGEISQIFISHNEDCISCIQFHYAQNGSLVLSPPYGAPHSPNFYSVEFNYPSEFLVKVSGKYTINGVRLITFTTNKGTYGPYGNAEPPFGTKLHEFNFDMGKRRQFGGFHGSFATQGLTSIGVYINPATTPETSPAEISNSVWDICSCYIVNIFKKIIKILD; this is translated from the exons ATGATCAAGATACAGGCTCTATCGACAAAAAAGGATAGCGTCACTTTCTGGGATGAGAAGGGCCATGGTGAAATCtcccaaattttcatttctcataatGAAGATTGTATTAGTTGCATTCAATTTCATTATGCTCAAAATGGTTCTTTGGTGCTTTCTCCTCCATATGGTGCACCTCACAGTCCCAATTTTTACTCT GTTGAATTCAATTACCCATCAGAGTTCCTCGTAAAGGTGAGCGGTAAATACACCATCAATGGTGTCAGGTTAATAACATTTACTACCAACAAAGGTACGTATGGGCCATATGGTAACGCCGAACCGCCGTTTGGAACAAAGTTACATGAGTTCAACTTTGACATGGGAAAGAGGAGGCAATTTGGTGGGTTTCATGGATCATTCGCCACGCAAGGACTCACGTCAATTGGAGTATATATCAACCCCGCCACCACACCTGAGACTTCACCTGCCGAAATCTCAAATTCCGTATGGGATATCTGCAGTTGTTATATTGTTAATATATTCAAGAAAATTATCAAAATCTTGGATTAA